In Gammaproteobacteria bacterium (ex Lamellibrachia satsuma), a single genomic region encodes these proteins:
- a CDS encoding efflux RND transporter permease subunit: MIASVIRWSIQNRLLILLLTLLLIGWGINALRNTPIDAIPDLSDAQVIIKTQFPGQSPGVVESQVTYPLTTAMLSVPGTVAVRGYSYFGDSFVYVVFEDDTDLYWARSRVLEYLSQISDRLPEGVTPALGPDATGVGWVYQYALVDRHHKHDLSQLRSIQDWFLKYELQTVPGVAEIATVGGMVRQYQVVLNPNLLRLYNIPLSKVKQAIRDGNQEVGGSVIERAEAEHMVYATGYLQGVEDLREIPLGLSSKGTPILLKDVSDIRLGPEMRRGIAELDGLGEVVGGIVVMRWGENARTTIDGVKRRLESLKTGLPDGVEIVETYDRSRLIDQSVDNLQQRLIEEFIIVSLVCVVFLFHLRTSLVIIFSLPVGILAAFGIMQWQGINANIMSLGGIAIAIGTMVDAAIVMLENMHKHAERDGAGITGHHRWKQVQAAALEVGPPLFYSLIILTLSFLPVFTLQGQEGRLFSPLAYTKTYAMAAAAGLSITLVPVLMGYLIRGPLPAEEKNPINRWAIRSYRPLIDIALRHPFAVFLVSILLTLTAVWPLSQLGSEFMPELDEGDLMYMPTTFPGLSIGKAQELLQQTDRMIRQVPEVERVFGKIGRAETATDPAPLTMIETTIRLKPKDQWRPGMTLEELKRELDQRVDIPGVTNAWVMPIKTRIDMLSTGIKTPVGVKVAGPDLKVIERIGAEIEEVLREVPGTASAFAERVAGGRYSRVEIDRVRAARFGLSIKDVQAVVTTAIGGLNVTETVEGLERYPVNIRYPRTIRDSEEKLRNLPIVTPDGRHITLGQLTRISVEEGPPMIKSENARPNGWVYVDIGGRDLGSYVAEAQQRVNQAVTLPPGYSITWSGQYEHYQRANARLAQVVPLTLIIIVILLYLAFHNMTEVAIVIGTLPFALTGGAWMLWLLDFNLSIAVGIGFIALSGIAVETAVVMIVYLNQSYAAAANSAAAQGRKMTKRELREAVIKGAVLRVRPKIMTVASVILGLLPILLAGGAGSDVMRPIAAPMVGGMLSAALLTLVVVPAAFFVWKDRQSN; this comes from the coding sequence ATGATCGCCTCAGTCATCCGCTGGTCGATCCAGAATCGTCTGCTGATCCTACTGCTCACGCTGCTGTTGATCGGTTGGGGTATCAACGCCCTGCGCAACACACCGATAGACGCTATCCCCGACCTCTCAGACGCGCAGGTGATCATCAAGACCCAGTTTCCAGGTCAGAGCCCTGGAGTGGTGGAGTCACAGGTCACCTACCCCCTTACCACCGCAATGCTCTCGGTGCCCGGCACCGTAGCGGTTCGTGGCTACTCCTACTTCGGCGACTCTTTCGTCTATGTGGTGTTCGAGGACGATACCGATCTCTATTGGGCCCGTTCCAGAGTCCTCGAGTACCTTTCCCAGATCAGCGACCGCTTGCCCGAGGGGGTAACACCCGCCCTGGGACCCGACGCTACCGGGGTGGGTTGGGTCTATCAATACGCGTTGGTAGACCGACACCACAAACACGACCTGAGCCAGTTACGGTCGATCCAGGACTGGTTCCTCAAGTATGAACTGCAGACCGTGCCGGGAGTGGCGGAGATCGCCACCGTGGGCGGTATGGTGCGGCAGTATCAGGTGGTCTTGAATCCCAACCTGCTGCGCCTATACAACATCCCGCTCTCCAAGGTGAAGCAGGCCATTCGCGACGGCAATCAAGAGGTCGGCGGGTCGGTGATCGAGCGCGCCGAGGCGGAGCACATGGTCTACGCCACAGGCTACCTGCAAGGAGTGGAGGATCTGCGTGAAATCCCTCTGGGATTGAGTTCCAAGGGTACCCCCATCCTGCTGAAGGATGTGTCCGATATCCGGCTCGGCCCTGAGATGCGCCGCGGTATCGCTGAGCTTGACGGACTCGGTGAAGTGGTCGGAGGCATCGTGGTCATGCGCTGGGGAGAGAACGCCCGCACCACCATCGACGGCGTGAAACGCCGTCTGGAATCCCTCAAGACGGGTCTGCCTGATGGGGTGGAGATCGTCGAGACTTACGACCGGTCCCGGTTGATCGACCAGTCTGTGGATAACCTGCAACAAAGGCTGATAGAGGAGTTCATCATCGTCTCCCTGGTCTGTGTGGTGTTCCTCTTTCACCTGCGAACTTCTCTAGTCATCATCTTCAGTCTGCCGGTGGGCATCCTCGCCGCCTTCGGCATCATGCAGTGGCAGGGTATCAATGCCAATATCATGTCCCTGGGCGGTATCGCCATTGCCATCGGCACCATGGTGGACGCCGCCATTGTCATGCTGGAAAACATGCATAAACATGCCGAGCGGGATGGCGCAGGGATCACGGGGCACCATCGCTGGAAACAGGTCCAAGCGGCAGCACTCGAGGTTGGTCCACCGCTCTTCTACTCTCTCATCATCCTTACCCTGAGCTTTCTGCCCGTCTTTACCCTGCAAGGTCAGGAGGGGCGGCTCTTCTCTCCTCTCGCCTACACCAAAACCTACGCCATGGCCGCCGCCGCAGGTTTGTCGATCACCCTGGTGCCGGTTTTGATGGGTTATCTCATTCGCGGCCCGCTGCCCGCGGAGGAGAAAAACCCAATCAACCGCTGGGCCATCCGTAGCTACCGCCCCCTCATCGATATCGCCCTCCGCCACCCTTTTGCGGTCTTCCTGGTCAGTATCCTGCTGACGCTCACGGCGGTCTGGCCCCTCTCCCAGCTGGGTTCCGAGTTCATGCCTGAACTGGATGAAGGCGACCTGATGTACATGCCCACCACCTTCCCCGGCCTCTCCATCGGCAAGGCCCAGGAACTACTGCAACAGACGGACCGCATGATCCGGCAAGTCCCAGAGGTGGAGCGCGTCTTTGGCAAAATCGGGCGCGCCGAGACAGCCACCGACCCGGCACCCCTGACCATGATCGAAACCACCATACGTCTCAAACCGAAAGATCAGTGGCGGCCGGGCATGACACTGGAAGAACTCAAGCGGGAACTCGACCAACGGGTCGATATCCCCGGCGTTACCAACGCCTGGGTAATGCCGATCAAGACCCGTATCGACATGCTCTCCACCGGCATCAAAACACCGGTGGGGGTGAAGGTGGCCGGACCTGACCTAAAAGTGATAGAAAGAATCGGCGCCGAGATCGAGGAGGTGCTGCGGGAAGTACCGGGTACCGCATCGGCTTTTGCCGAACGGGTCGCCGGGGGGCGCTATTCCCGGGTCGAAATCGACCGGGTGCGAGCCGCCCGCTTCGGTCTCAGTATCAAGGATGTTCAGGCGGTGGTCACCACCGCCATCGGTGGCTTGAATGTCACTGAGACAGTGGAGGGACTGGAGCGCTATCCAGTGAACATCCGCTACCCCCGAACCATTCGCGACAGCGAGGAGAAGCTGCGCAACCTGCCCATCGTCACTCCGGACGGCCGACACATCACTCTCGGTCAGCTGACGAGGATCAGCGTGGAGGAAGGACCGCCGATGATCAAGAGCGAAAATGCCCGTCCCAACGGCTGGGTTTACGTCGACATCGGGGGGCGGGACCTGGGCTCTTATGTGGCAGAGGCGCAACAGCGGGTTAACCAGGCAGTGACGCTGCCACCGGGTTACTCGATCACCTGGTCGGGCCAATACGAACACTACCAGCGGGCAAATGCGCGGCTTGCGCAGGTGGTGCCGCTGACCCTGATCATCATCGTGATCCTGCTCTACCTCGCCTTCCACAACATGACTGAAGTGGCAATCGTGATCGGCACCCTTCCCTTCGCCCTCACCGGCGGTGCCTGGATGCTCTGGCTACTCGACTTCAACCTCTCCATCGCTGTCGGCATAGGTTTCATCGCGCTTTCCGGCATCGCGGTGGAGACCGCGGTGGTGATGATCGTCTACCTCAACCAGTCCTATGCCGCCGCAGCGAATAGCGCTGCCGCTCAAGGACGGAAGATGACAAAGCGTGAGTTACGGGAGGCAGTGATCAAGGGGGCGGTACTGCGAGTGCGACCAAAGATCATGACCGTGGCCAGCGTTATTCTCGGTTTGTTGCCGATCCTGCTGGCGGGAGGAGCCGGGTCAGATGTGATGCGGCCGATCGCCGCGCCAATGGTAGGCGGCATGTTGAGCGCGGCGCTGCTCACCCTGGTGGTGGTCCCCGCCGCCTTCTTCGTTTGGAAAGACCGACAGAGCAATTAA
- a CDS encoding efflux RND transporter periplasmic adaptor subunit has product MKSGITPDKPEQTQVETEEEHARKHLDPNYVCPMHPQIVSAKPGSCPICGMDLVPVAAAQSVDESLPPVSIRPEIIQQLGVRTASVQKRTLLHRLETLGYVGYDRDRLVKVYAPSEGFIENLSVSSEGERVKKGQLLFGIKTPLISAYYDKTFAQDAGIISVLNVLEGDFVRAENPVLTLASLSTVWVLADVFENDAVRVTEGLQAEVRLPSVPNRVWEGKVEYIYPNLDPETRTLKVRMRFDNPDELLKPNMYTEISIHTPPRLNVLAIPREALIETGRQQRVIVALGEGRFQPREVTIGEERGEWVEITNGLKENERVVVSGQFLIDSESNLHASLSRLALPTLP; this is encoded by the coding sequence ATGAAAAGCGGGATAACTCCCGACAAGCCGGAACAGACCCAAGTGGAGACTGAGGAGGAGCATGCCCGGAAACATCTTGATCCGAACTACGTCTGCCCCATGCATCCGCAGATTGTGTCCGCTAAACCCGGGAGCTGCCCGATCTGCGGTATGGATCTGGTGCCGGTAGCTGCAGCGCAGTCTGTCGATGAGAGTCTGCCGCCGGTGAGTATCAGACCCGAAATCATCCAGCAACTGGGCGTTCGTACTGCAAGTGTGCAGAAACGCACCCTGTTACATCGACTGGAGACCCTGGGTTACGTGGGGTACGACCGTGACCGGCTGGTCAAAGTGTATGCACCTTCCGAGGGTTTTATCGAAAATCTGTCAGTCAGTTCCGAAGGGGAGCGGGTGAAGAAAGGCCAACTCCTGTTCGGCATCAAGACACCGCTGATTTCGGCCTACTACGACAAGACCTTCGCCCAGGATGCGGGCATCATTTCAGTCCTGAATGTGCTGGAGGGTGATTTTGTCAGAGCGGAAAACCCGGTGCTTACTCTCGCCAGCCTCTCCACCGTATGGGTGCTTGCTGATGTGTTTGAAAACGATGCCGTCAGGGTGACGGAGGGTCTGCAAGCGGAAGTTCGCCTGCCTTCCGTTCCCAACCGGGTGTGGGAAGGCAAGGTGGAATACATCTACCCCAACCTTGACCCCGAGACGCGCACCCTCAAGGTTCGCATGCGCTTCGACAACCCGGACGAACTGCTTAAACCCAACATGTATACCGAGATTTCCATCCATACTCCTCCCAGGCTCAACGTACTTGCCATCCCTCGTGAGGCGCTCATCGAGACAGGCAGGCAACAGCGTGTTATCGTCGCCTTGGGAGAAGGTCGTTTCCAGCCGCGTGAAGTCACAATCGGCGAGGAACGGGGTGAGTGGGTAGAGATAACCAATGGACTTAAAGAAAACGAGCGGGTGGTGGTTTCAGGCCAGTTTCTCATCGACTCTGAGTCCAATCTTCACGCCAGCCTCTCCCGCCTCGCACTGCCAACACTGCCTTAG
- a CDS encoding elongation factor P-like protein: MDTIKKTAYCLLGLGLCVGMQSPLLAEEQKVDDPDKKLYPGAIYVTNQGMISDLAVPLGAPVNQSKVDGVDVRLFVLRAESPARHQPGARGPTHLFNITFSEDNSGGLIKEALGALVIEGHGEPQRVALRSHESHHRAFARFDMEGEYQVSVEYVVQGRKNRTEPTSFTYKRKTLKADQNMPNEHMKHQHNG; the protein is encoded by the coding sequence ATGGATACGATAAAGAAAACAGCTTACTGCCTGCTGGGTCTCGGCCTCTGCGTGGGCATGCAGAGTCCCCTGCTGGCAGAGGAGCAGAAAGTTGACGACCCGGACAAAAAACTCTATCCCGGCGCGATTTATGTCACGAACCAGGGCATGATCTCCGACTTGGCGGTTCCACTTGGGGCACCTGTAAACCAAAGCAAGGTCGATGGAGTCGATGTTCGCCTGTTCGTACTCAGGGCCGAATCGCCGGCACGGCATCAACCAGGAGCCAGGGGGCCCACCCACCTCTTCAACATCACCTTCTCGGAAGATAATAGTGGAGGGCTCATCAAGGAGGCGCTGGGCGCACTGGTCATCGAGGGCCATGGCGAGCCACAGCGCGTCGCCCTGCGTTCCCACGAATCGCACCATCGCGCCTTTGCCCGTTTCGATATGGAAGGTGAATACCAGGTCAGCGTCGAATATGTTGTACAGGGCCGAAAAAACCGAACCGAACCCACTTCCTTCACCTATAAAAGAAAGACTCTGAAGGCTGACCAGAACATGCCGAATGAGCACATGAAGCATCAGCACAATGGCTAG